Proteins found in one Thermodesulfobacteriota bacterium genomic segment:
- a CDS encoding HPr family phosphocarrier protein, whose translation METLEIIKVFKIKNRLGLHARAAASFVRLSNKFSSDIKLIKDGYEVNGKSILGILSLAAAQGSELQILAKGEDAEEAIGEIEKLIESGFGEGI comes from the coding sequence TTGGAGACTCTAGAGATTATCAAGGTGTTTAAGATCAAGAACAGACTTGGTCTTCATGCGCGCGCCGCCGCTTCCTTCGTGCGGCTCTCCAATAAATTCTCGTCCGACATAAAGCTCATAAAAGACGGTTACGAGGTAAACGGAAAAAGCATACTGGGTATTCTGTCGCTGGCAGCGGCACAGGGAAGTGAGCTACAAATACTGGCTAAAGGCGAGGATGCCGAAGAAGCCATCGGCGAGATCGAAAAACTTATCGAAAGCGGGTTTGGTGAAGGGATATGA
- a CDS encoding tetratricopeptide repeat protein produces MKFRRTENRYGIKSLLVAFSILFLSSCAPKMTGVEPTGQVKKKEYRQLTSKHEAYYYFTLSRLNFLRGNFAEALSELQAAERHDPDSAFLKYNLALVYMSMNQFQQAVWKLEEAVKVNPDFGPAHGLLGKIYASSPDPDKRQESVKELTKAIELDPDDAESYLFLGIVQVESKQYEQAKTSFEKFTELLPDDERGYYFLGRLHSETGNLEKSERYYRKALEINPSYPSALIDLAIVYEKQGRLEESESIYKDLVVLFPLNFEAYVRYGNFLFRVNRLTDAAVQFKKAEQLDHKNPDLKLRLGLLYIEKREYDKAIEQLRLILLGDPDDERAKYYLALAYTETGKYDESLNLLNTITPESAYYNDVLVQKAYLFEKMGKTEQSLEVIEKTLKDNPDNEAVVNYLGTLYRKLDRNQDAINLYKNFLKNHPDSEVICYSLGVAYYLAKDEDRSIDMMRKVLEINPDNADALNFIGYTYAERGENLEEAEVMVRRALEISPNKGHIVDSLGWIYYKKGDLDGALELLKKAEQLMSDDPTIMEHLGDVYYDKGNTLKALEYYERSLELNGKEDKELEERVEKKIINIKQKLNAQNRGRKVD; encoded by the coding sequence ATGAAGTTTAGAAGAACAGAGAATCGGTACGGAATAAAGTCTTTATTGGTCGCTTTCTCTATTTTGTTTCTCTCCTCCTGTGCTCCAAAGATGACGGGGGTAGAACCAACCGGCCAGGTCAAGAAGAAGGAATATAGACAATTAACCAGCAAGCACGAGGCTTATTATTACTTCACGCTCTCCCGACTTAACTTCCTTCGCGGTAATTTTGCCGAGGCGCTCTCCGAGCTCCAGGCCGCCGAGAGGCACGACCCCGATTCCGCTTTCTTAAAATACAACCTAGCCCTGGTTTACATGAGCATGAATCAGTTTCAGCAAGCGGTGTGGAAGCTGGAGGAGGCGGTAAAGGTAAATCCCGACTTTGGGCCCGCTCACGGGCTTCTGGGTAAGATTTACGCCTCTTCTCCGGACCCGGATAAGAGACAGGAAAGCGTAAAGGAGCTGACCAAGGCCATCGAGCTCGACCCGGACGACGCGGAGTCATATCTTTTTCTAGGTATAGTCCAGGTAGAGTCAAAGCAGTATGAACAGGCTAAGACTAGCTTTGAGAAGTTTACCGAGCTACTCCCCGACGATGAGCGCGGATACTATTTCCTGGGAAGACTGCACTCGGAGACCGGGAACCTGGAGAAGTCCGAAAGATACTACAGAAAGGCGCTGGAGATTAACCCCAGCTATCCATCCGCCCTGATAGACCTGGCAATAGTGTATGAAAAGCAGGGAAGGCTTGAGGAATCCGAAAGCATATACAAAGACCTGGTCGTGCTTTTCCCGCTCAATTTCGAGGCATACGTGCGCTACGGAAATTTCCTCTTCCGGGTAAACCGTCTGACCGATGCTGCCGTTCAGTTTAAAAAAGCGGAGCAACTGGATCATAAAAACCCGGATTTGAAGCTCAGGCTCGGACTCCTTTATATCGAAAAAAGGGAATACGACAAAGCCATCGAGCAGTTAAGGCTCATTCTCCTGGGAGACCCGGACGATGAAAGGGCTAAGTATTATCTCGCCCTCGCCTACACCGAGACCGGCAAATACGACGAGTCTCTGAACCTCCTCAACACCATAACCCCGGAGTCGGCTTACTATAACGACGTACTGGTGCAAAAGGCCTACCTATTCGAGAAGATGGGAAAAACAGAACAATCCCTCGAGGTAATCGAGAAAACCCTGAAGGATAACCCGGATAACGAGGCGGTGGTCAATTATCTGGGAACCCTTTACCGAAAGCTCGACCGGAACCAGGACGCCATAAATCTTTACAAGAACTTCTTGAAGAATCACCCGGATAGCGAGGTCATATGCTACTCGCTCGGGGTAGCCTATTATCTGGCCAAGGATGAAGACCGGTCCATCGATATGATGAGAAAGGTGTTGGAAATCAATCCGGACAACGCCGATGCCCTCAATTTTATAGGCTACACCTATGCGGAAAGGGGAGAGAATCTGGAAGAAGCCGAGGTCATGGTCAGGAGGGCTCTGGAGATATCGCCCAACAAGGGGCACATAGTGGACAGCCTGGGATGGATTTATTACAAGAAGGGCGACCTGGACGGGGCGCTCGAACTGCTGAAGAAAGCTGAACAGCTTATGTCCGACGACCCGACCATAATGGAGCACCTGGGGGATGTTTACTACGACAAGGGAAATACGCTTAAGGCGCTTGAGTATTACGAGAGGAGCCTGGAGCTAAACGGAAAGGAAGACAAGGAGCTGGAGGAGAGGGTAGAGAAAAAGATTATTAATATCAAACAAAAGCTTAACGCTCAGAATAGGGGGAGAAAGGTAGATTGA
- a CDS encoding transglutaminase domain-containing protein, whose product MKSAHPVVLALLFSLSLVGAAGKELDPEEEWMGIYSGENRVGYSYTLFRREKGTLNIVEETNLRMNILGTDQNLKVMSDYFLDGYKLMAFDFSMSAPSVELKATGKRVGEEIKLEVFSVSGKSELSFPVRDEPLVMPILYRWLSEQNPKVGKSYEVTLFDPTSILTGADSMSLRTTLRVEGEERVEVPLGSFNTYRVKTDFAGSEITAWVTNKGGVIKEVSPPGLTAMREAGEGVRGQSLASLDIIEDTAISSDVSLDNPRNLKLLRVRVGGIESLEGLDLQDDNRQFYKDGLIEVKVGDLSRVKTYSIPYSGKNYDVYLKPSSLIQSDSDEILSLASEIVGGEGSSLTAARKINDWVFNSLDKTPTISVPNALDVLKTRKGDCNEHATLFAALSRAAGIPARIALGIVFLDGKFYYHAWNEVFVGEWVAVDPTFGQFPADASHIKFIEGDLSKSHQIIKLVGKIKLDIVEAS is encoded by the coding sequence ATGAAATCAGCCCACCCGGTTGTGCTTGCCTTGTTATTCTCGCTTAGTCTGGTTGGTGCAGCGGGTAAAGAGCTCGACCCAGAAGAAGAGTGGATGGGCATTTACTCCGGAGAGAATAGGGTCGGATATTCTTACACCCTTTTCAGACGGGAGAAAGGGACATTAAATATAGTCGAAGAAACCAACCTCCGGATGAACATCCTGGGCACGGACCAGAATCTAAAGGTAATGTCGGATTACTTCTTGGACGGTTACAAGCTTATGGCCTTTGATTTCTCGATGAGCGCTCCCTCTGTGGAGCTTAAGGCCACCGGCAAAAGGGTGGGGGAGGAGATTAAGCTGGAGGTGTTTTCGGTTTCGGGGAAGAGCGAACTTTCTTTTCCGGTTAGGGATGAGCCGTTGGTTATGCCCATTCTTTACAGGTGGCTAAGCGAGCAGAATCCGAAGGTGGGCAAGTCCTACGAAGTCACCCTTTTCGACCCGACCTCGATCCTGACCGGGGCCGATTCGATGAGCTTGAGGACCACACTGAGGGTAGAGGGTGAGGAGCGGGTGGAAGTTCCTCTGGGTAGTTTCAATACATACCGGGTGAAGACGGATTTTGCCGGCTCTGAAATAACCGCCTGGGTGACGAATAAAGGAGGAGTGATAAAGGAGGTTTCCCCTCCCGGGCTTACGGCCATGAGGGAGGCCGGAGAGGGTGTCCGGGGCCAGAGTCTCGCCAGCCTGGATATAATAGAAGATACTGCCATCTCCTCAGATGTTTCTCTTGATAATCCCAGAAACCTTAAATTGCTCCGGGTCAGGGTAGGAGGGATAGAATCGCTCGAGGGGTTAGACCTGCAGGATGATAACCGGCAGTTTTATAAAGACGGTTTAATCGAGGTTAAAGTCGGAGACCTGTCTCGAGTGAAAACATATTCAATTCCTTATTCCGGCAAAAATTATGATGTTTATTTAAAGCCGAGCAGTTTGATCCAGAGTGATAGCGACGAGATACTAAGCTTAGCGTCGGAGATCGTAGGTGGAGAGGGGAGTTCCCTGACTGCTGCACGAAAGATAAACGATTGGGTTTTTAATTCCCTCGATAAAACCCCAACCATAAGCGTCCCCAATGCGCTCGATGTCCTCAAGACCAGGAAGGGGGATTGCAACGAGCATGCTACTCTATTTGCCGCTCTTTCCCGCGCCGCCGGGATTCCGGCTAGGATCGCACTCGGAATTGTTTTCCTCGATGGGAAGTTTTACTATCATGCCTGGAACGAGGTTTTCGTGGGCGAATGGGTCGCCGTCGATCCCACCTTTGGACAGTTCCCCGCGGACGCATCCCACATAAAATTCATCGAAGGGGACCTGAGCAAAAGCCATCAGATCATAAAGTTAGTAGGGAAAATAAAGCTGGACATAGTCGAGGCATCTTGA